From Clostridia bacterium, a single genomic window includes:
- a CDS encoding PEP-utilizing enzyme: MIFVQSFEEMEEKIMVYAGGKGRILAKLLQSGYPVPEGFVIFPFAFESGRLIQAAKTQIQTNIDKLRIKDKNVSFAVRSSALSEDSEKASFAGEFETVLDVANEEDIYNAIYTVYNSRESKRVKAYSMAKEMEMKHDMAVVVQILVKADISGVLFTVDPITGSRADMIGNYVHGMGEALVSGEATPYSFKLKRPKGTFDGPALFKRFAGKLYKLALNLENNIGTPQDIEWAITGRRIYILQSRPVTNLKGNNPITGEWNDSLAGDYLWSNANLTEATPDVMTPLTWSLIKIMHVENQPFKIPGDYPMVGNIGGHPYINLSLLVSMIHVFGTDVEKILNKWVDVFGLVPKGIDVPLIPFKITQLLATIPDNIRWEFEANRLYKELPGFIESNPRWCENARHAIQNSTTNEKMASLWIENIKPHYILSCQLLRVVMKKFQEPVFKLRPKLKKLVGLEDANILLSNLRGNSSLASIEPLIALSKLADGKISREEYLKQYGHRGPHEFETSIPGADENPGWIEQQLESFRKSPVDVELLLSKQQNEYDEAMNRLKERHPKKYKYIKSKLEEISYTACIREALRSEFVRTYRVLRVFAGKAGELTKIKDDIFFLYVEEILDLLSGKSDSLAYIEIRRETHKKYCSLPPYPMLINGGFDIFRWADDPDRRSDLYDSHSKNIQSSSDIIRGFAGAAGVVEGIIRRLENVEEGDLLQPGEILVTTVTNIGWTPLFPRAAAIVTDVGAPLSHAAIVARELGIPAVVGCGNATMLLNTGDRVRVDGGTGIVRIIDTTGN, from the coding sequence ATGATATTTGTTCAAAGTTTTGAGGAAATGGAAGAAAAAATAATGGTTTATGCCGGAGGAAAGGGCAGAATACTGGCTAAACTTCTTCAGTCCGGCTATCCGGTACCAGAAGGTTTTGTTATTTTCCCATTTGCTTTTGAGAGCGGGCGGTTGATTCAGGCTGCAAAAACACAAATACAAACAAATATTGACAAGCTAAGAATTAAAGACAAGAATGTTTCTTTTGCAGTACGTTCTTCCGCTTTATCTGAAGATTCAGAAAAAGCATCATTTGCAGGTGAGTTCGAAACGGTACTTGATGTCGCAAATGAAGAAGATATTTATAATGCGATATACACGGTATATAACTCGCGTGAAAGTAAGCGTGTAAAGGCATATAGCATGGCCAAAGAAATGGAAATGAAGCATGATATGGCTGTAGTAGTACAGATTTTGGTGAAGGCAGATATTTCAGGGGTGCTTTTTACGGTTGACCCAATTACCGGCAGCAGGGCAGATATGATTGGGAACTATGTGCATGGAATGGGAGAAGCACTTGTATCCGGTGAAGCCACTCCATATTCATTCAAGCTCAAACGTCCGAAAGGCACATTTGACGGGCCGGCTTTATTTAAGCGCTTTGCAGGAAAGCTTTACAAACTTGCCCTCAATCTGGAGAATAATATAGGTACTCCACAGGATATAGAATGGGCTATCACAGGCAGAAGGATTTATATCTTGCAATCTAGGCCTGTAACTAATTTGAAAGGCAATAACCCGATTACTGGTGAATGGAACGACAGCCTCGCAGGTGATTACTTATGGTCCAATGCGAATCTTACTGAAGCGACTCCGGATGTTATGACACCGCTTACTTGGTCGTTGATAAAGATTATGCACGTAGAAAACCAACCGTTCAAAATACCTGGAGATTATCCCATGGTGGGCAATATTGGAGGGCATCCCTACATAAATCTCAGCTTGCTTGTTTCAATGATTCATGTTTTCGGAACAGATGTAGAAAAAATACTTAATAAATGGGTTGATGTATTTGGTCTTGTTCCCAAGGGAATAGATGTGCCGCTGATACCTTTTAAGATTACTCAGCTCCTTGCTACTATCCCGGATAATATCAGATGGGAATTTGAAGCGAATCGTCTTTATAAAGAATTACCCGGATTTATTGAATCAAACCCGAGATGGTGCGAAAATGCCCGCCATGCAATACAGAATTCCACTACAAATGAAAAAATGGCTTCATTGTGGATTGAGAATATTAAACCTCACTATATCCTCAGCTGCCAGCTGCTGAGAGTGGTTATGAAAAAATTCCAGGAACCTGTATTTAAGTTGAGGCCAAAGCTAAAAAAACTTGTTGGACTGGAGGATGCAAATATTCTCTTGTCCAATCTGAGGGGCAATTCATCATTGGCTTCCATTGAGCCGCTCATAGCCTTGTCAAAGCTTGCAGATGGAAAGATTAGCCGAGAAGAGTATCTGAAGCAATATGGACATAGAGGGCCACATGAATTTGAGACTTCCATACCCGGTGCAGATGAAAATCCCGGATGGATTGAACAGCAGTTGGAAAGCTTCAGAAAGTCTCCCGTGGATGTAGAGTTACTATTATCAAAACAGCAAAATGAATATGATGAGGCGATGAATAGGCTGAAGGAACGTCATCCTAAAAAATACAAATATATAAAGTCTAAACTTGAAGAAATTTCTTATACTGCTTGCATACGTGAAGCGCTTCGTTCGGAGTTCGTACGCACATACAGGGTGCTCCGTGTTTTTGCTGGCAAGGCTGGTGAATTGACAAAAATTAAGGATGATATATTTTTCCTCTATGTTGAAGAAATACTTGATTTATTATCAGGTAAGAGCGATTCATTAGCCTATATAGAGATAAGGCGGGAAACACATAAGAAATATTGTTCACTTCCGCCATATCCGATGCTGATTAACGGGGGCTTTGATATTTTCCGATGGGCTGATGATCCGGATCGCAGAAGCGATTTGTATGATTCCCATTCAAAAAATATTCAGTCATCATCCGATATCATCAGAGGTTTTGCAGGGGCTGCGGGAGTAGTTGAAGGAATTATACGCAGGTTGGAAAATGTGGAAGAGGGGGATTTGCTTCAGCCTGGTGAAATATTAGTTACTACTGTAACTAATATCGGCTGGACGCCATTATTCCCACGTGCGGCTGCCATAGTGACCGATGTAGGCGCGCCCTTGTCTCATGCCGCTATTGTTGCACGTGAACTAGGCATTCCTGCGGTCGTAGGCTGTGGAAATGCTACAATGCTCTTGAATACAGGTGACAGGGTCAGGGTTGATGGAGGGACTGGGATTGTAAGAATTATTGATACTACAGGGAATTAA
- a CDS encoding MGMT family protein translates to MAKKSYNEKLNDSKNMPEVVEITDPKAVAKLGGTKMLIAPPLAYDEIMKKVPKGKVITSDYIRSYLALKHGADYTCQLTAGIFINIAANASSERGVDETPYWRTLKKDGELNEKYPGGIDAQKFHLEMEGHFIIQKGKRHFVKDYKGKLYEILE, encoded by the coding sequence ATGGCTAAGAAATCATATAATGAAAAACTGAATGACAGCAAAAATATGCCTGAAGTCGTTGAAATTACTGATCCTAAAGCAGTTGCAAAACTTGGCGGTACAAAAATGCTTATAGCACCTCCTCTTGCCTATGATGAAATCATGAAAAAGGTACCGAAGGGTAAAGTGATTACATCGGACTACATCAGAAGTTATCTGGCCCTAAAACATGGTGCGGATTACACTTGCCAGCTGACTGCGGGAATTTTTATAAATATTGCAGCAAATGCCTCTTCGGAAAGGGGGGTGGACGAGACACCTTATTGGAGGACACTCAAAAAGGATGGGGAATTGAATGAAAAGTATCCCGGCGGTATTGATGCCCAAAAGTTCCACCTTGAAATGGAGGGTCACTTTATTATTCAAAAAGGCAAAAGACATTTTGTTAAGGATTATAAAGGGAAATTATATGAAATCTTAGAATAA
- a CDS encoding pyridoxamine 5'-phosphate oxidase family protein: MRRKDREVSNIEEIKSIIEKCRVCHLAMVDKGLPYVIPLNFGYKIADNSLVLFFHSAKEGRKIDILKENNEVCFEMAYEGKLGHVENPCNSGYYFESVHGFGHVEFIEDIDEKCNALTQLMKHQTNQDFIFTEMQANSVCILKVVSSNFVGKRKPNPNMHTE; encoded by the coding sequence ATGAGGAGAAAAGATAGGGAAGTATCAAATATAGAAGAAATAAAAAGCATAATCGAAAAATGTAGGGTTTGTCATCTTGCTATGGTAGATAAAGGCTTACCGTATGTAATACCCCTTAATTTCGGCTATAAAATAGCGGATAATTCTTTGGTGTTGTTTTTTCACAGTGCAAAGGAAGGGCGAAAAATTGATATTCTGAAAGAAAACAACGAAGTCTGTTTTGAAATGGCATATGAAGGTAAACTGGGTCATGTAGAAAATCCATGCAATTCGGGGTACTATTTTGAAAGTGTACATGGATTCGGTCATGTTGAATTCATTGAGGATATTGATGAAAAATGTAATGCACTAACACAGTTAATGAAACATCAGACAAATCAAGACTTCATATTTACAGAAATGCAAGCAAACAGTGTTTGTATTTTAAAGGTAGTATCCTCGAACTTTGTAGGCAAGAGAAAGCCGAATCCGAACATGCATACAGAGTAA
- a CDS encoding Ig-like domain-containing protein translates to MKKAISIIVCVCLILHIIMISSPTAAASNPAALSLLSVSIKNKQENVRVDTSVILTFNKNVSQGSNYKNITITSSNKKTVALKVSISKTKVTIKPNTALQYLTDYILTVPANSFIDASKKPYAKKITITFKTTKTPVPTKTPEPNNTDNNSQAANSEIEQAISNYEKAPLSTVDNFINISSLEAIAREKTSSAKNELDKTNFENRINTRKKTVDSLKANFISNNIVASYTEDSGTRISSGNSPYALVLDDGRIRLYYGNGGNIESAISSDGINFTREDGIRVRNAAHPTVVKTPQGKYRMYYGLFYNSSQGLKHKLASAISDDGLNFVDEGVRIEPEDHYATYDSAMEAVQLPDGSIRVYVITDNVFNDIKWKDSTDYEGKTGISSLISTDGLKFTFENGKRTSLINFNDPSIAVLSNGYYWIITSHPQGPLSGYPYGLHGFVTKDGLTFSQPKNILPQASSSGTDNRLFDPSILKVSNDTYRVYYGQGPSIKSSVFKINTSVFEIK, encoded by the coding sequence GTGAAAAAAGCAATATCGATTATCGTATGCGTTTGCCTTATTTTACACATAATAATGATCAGCAGTCCAACTGCAGCTGCTTCTAATCCAGCAGCATTATCCCTACTCAGTGTAAGCATAAAAAACAAACAAGAAAACGTAAGGGTAGACACTTCAGTAATACTTACCTTTAACAAAAATGTCTCTCAGGGGAGCAATTATAAAAATATTACTATCACTTCCAGCAACAAAAAAACAGTCGCGCTTAAAGTAAGCATAAGCAAAACAAAAGTAACAATCAAACCAAATACAGCACTGCAATATTTGACAGACTATATCCTCACTGTCCCTGCAAATTCCTTTATTGATGCATCCAAGAAGCCGTACGCCAAGAAAATTACAATAACTTTTAAAACAACAAAAACTCCTGTGCCGACCAAAACACCTGAACCAAATAATACAGATAACAATAGTCAAGCTGCTAACAGCGAAATTGAACAGGCTATCTCTAACTACGAAAAAGCGCCGCTCTCAACAGTAGATAATTTTATCAATATCAGCAGTCTGGAAGCAATAGCAAGGGAAAAAACTTCATCAGCAAAAAACGAGTTAGATAAAACTAATTTTGAAAACAGGATAAATACACGTAAAAAAACTGTAGATTCACTAAAAGCCAATTTTATATCAAACAATATTGTTGCCAGTTATACTGAAGATTCAGGTACAAGAATATCCTCAGGCAATTCTCCCTATGCATTGGTTCTAGATGATGGAAGAATACGGTTATATTATGGCAATGGAGGTAATATTGAGTCCGCTATTTCTTCAGACGGCATTAACTTTACTAGGGAAGATGGCATCAGGGTCAGAAATGCCGCACACCCTACTGTCGTCAAGACACCGCAGGGCAAATACAGGATGTATTATGGCTTGTTCTACAACAGTTCACAGGGTCTTAAACATAAACTTGCTTCAGCCATTTCTGACGACGGGCTGAATTTTGTCGATGAAGGAGTCCGAATTGAGCCAGAAGACCACTATGCTACTTATGATTCAGCTATGGAAGCGGTCCAATTGCCGGATGGAAGTATTAGGGTATATGTAATAACCGATAATGTATTTAATGATATAAAGTGGAAAGACAGTACTGATTATGAAGGTAAGACCGGAATCAGCTCGTTGATATCGACTGACGGATTGAAATTTACTTTTGAGAATGGAAAAAGAACTTCCTTGATTAATTTTAATGATCCTTCTATAGCTGTATTGTCAAACGGGTACTATTGGATAATAACATCCCACCCTCAAGGTCCTTTAAGTGGATATCCATATGGACTTCATGGGTTTGTCACCAAGGACGGTTTGACATTCTCCCAGCCAAAAAACATACTGCCGCAAGCATCATCTTCGGGAACTGATAACCGCTTATTTGACCCTTCTATACTTAAAGTAAGCAACGATACGTACAGGGTGTATTACGGTCAAGGACCCAGTATAAAGAGCTCAGTATTCAAAATAAATACAAGTGTTTTTGAAATCAAATAA
- a CDS encoding TetR/AcrR family transcriptional regulator → MWISKEAEVRKKEILDAALELFYEIGYDKTSINDVINRVGVTKGSFYYHFKSKDEILETIALQQAEEMVAVFGKAAGENNKNSLEKINIIISDMQQYRAETKEKRFKLFEILNKSENLKLKQKVFENYMRLGKPIIGEIIEQGIKEGTFATDFSDELAEFYIHFFIIVHGTINMLIRALDEKPENIEIIKRKVSFYEEMFEKILGVKKGSINFAEPVLKILNYTKG, encoded by the coding sequence ATGTGGATATCAAAAGAAGCTGAAGTAAGAAAAAAAGAAATACTTGATGCAGCATTAGAGTTGTTTTACGAAATTGGTTACGATAAGACCTCAATAAACGATGTTATAAATAGGGTTGGTGTCACAAAAGGCTCATTTTATTACCATTTCAAATCTAAAGATGAAATATTGGAAACAATTGCTCTTCAGCAAGCAGAAGAAATGGTTGCTGTCTTTGGAAAAGCAGCGGGTGAAAACAATAAAAATTCATTGGAAAAGATAAATATAATAATATCTGATATGCAGCAATACAGAGCTGAGACGAAGGAGAAGAGATTCAAGCTATTTGAAATTCTGAATAAAAGTGAGAACTTGAAGCTTAAACAGAAAGTATTTGAAAATTATATGAGATTAGGCAAGCCGATAATAGGGGAGATAATTGAGCAAGGGATAAAAGAAGGCACTTTTGCAACTGACTTTTCTGATGAATTAGCTGAATTTTATATCCATTTTTTTATTATTGTTCACGGCACGATTAATATGTTGATAAGGGCTTTGGACGAAAAACCTGAAAATATAGAAATAATAAAAAGAAAAGTATCTTTTTATGAGGAGATGTTTGAAAAAATTCTTGGAGTTAAAAAAGGCTCAATAAATTTTGCAGAACCTGTCTTAAAAATTCTAAACTATACAAAGGGCTAA
- a CDS encoding YjdF family protein: MNTKLTVFFDDPFWVGVFERLDESLLETSRVVFGAEPKDYEVYAFILENYFMLKFSRPVKVEVGFEKRINPKRLQRKVRKETSISGIGTKAQQAIKLEQESRKSENKKASKQKREEMEQLKFEKRQEKKKEKKKGH; this comes from the coding sequence ATGAATACCAAATTGACGGTCTTTTTTGACGATCCTTTTTGGGTCGGAGTGTTTGAAAGGCTTGATGAAAGCTTGCTTGAAACTTCAAGAGTTGTTTTTGGTGCAGAGCCAAAGGATTATGAGGTCTATGCTTTTATCCTTGAAAATTATTTTATGCTTAAGTTCAGCAGGCCTGTTAAGGTTGAGGTTGGGTTTGAAAAAAGGATAAATCCAAAGAGACTTCAGAGAAAAGTCAGGAAAGAAACCTCTATATCAGGAATTGGTACAAAGGCGCAGCAAGCAATAAAGCTTGAGCAGGAAAGCCGGAAATCAGAGAATAAGAAGGCTTCAAAGCAAAAGCGTGAGGAAATGGAGCAGCTCAAATTTGAGAAAAGGCAGGAGAAAAAGAAGGAAAAGAAAAAAGGTCACTGA
- a CDS encoding TetR/AcrR family transcriptional regulator: MSKTQRQQQKENTRQLIIDVALKQFAKDGLTAARTSDIANAAKVSHGTVFAHFPTREILLDTVIEEFGMRITNRLHELVSENCGIKEALEAHVKGLSEYEGFYTRLVSEARLINESSRNSLIMIQSAISFHISQVAEREVKAGKIRPISVALLFNTWVGLVHHYLINSDLFAPESPVLERYGKQLIEHFINLITK, translated from the coding sequence ATGTCTAAGACGCAAAGACAGCAACAGAAGGAGAATACTAGGCAGCTTATTATCGATGTGGCTCTGAAACAATTTGCCAAGGATGGCTTAACAGCTGCGCGGACTTCGGATATAGCAAATGCTGCAAAAGTATCACATGGCACTGTATTTGCACATTTTCCTACACGCGAGATTCTTTTGGATACTGTAATTGAAGAGTTTGGCATGCGGATTACAAATCGGCTTCATGAACTTGTAAGTGAGAATTGCGGGATCAAGGAAGCACTTGAAGCTCATGTAAAAGGACTAAGTGAGTATGAGGGGTTTTATACCCGTTTGGTTTCTGAAGCTAGGTTAATCAATGAAAGCTCACGAAATTCATTGATTATGATACAGTCTGCCATTTCATTTCACATTAGCCAGGTTGCCGAGCGGGAGGTTAAAGCAGGTAAAATACGTCCAATTTCTGTTGCTCTCCTTTTCAATACATGGGTAGGCTTGGTACATCACTATTTAATCAACAGTGATTTATTTGCACCAGAAAGCCCGGTTTTAGAAAGATACGGTAAGCAATTAATTGAACACTTTATAAATCTGATTACTAAATAG
- a CDS encoding zinc ribbon domain-containing protein, which yields MKTCIACGMPMKTKEDFALGDENKAYCKYCTRPDGTMQSYDEKLKGMTGFIMKTQGLDEEAARKAAVGMMAKLPAWKDKS from the coding sequence ATGAAGACATGTATTGCATGTGGTATGCCAATGAAAACAAAAGAAGATTTTGCTTTGGGAGATGAAAACAAGGCTTATTGCAAATACTGTACAAGGCCTGACGGTACAATGCAGTCCTATGATGAAAAGCTAAAGGGGATGACAGGGTTTATTATGAAAACCCAAGGGTTGGATGAAGAGGCCGCACGGAAAGCCGCCGTGGGGATGATGGCGAAGTTGCCGGCATGGAAGGATAAAAGTTAG